The genome window GTGGGCTGCCAAGCTGCCGCTACTTACCATTCGTAACCAAGTACGCTTTCGTAACCATCCTCGTAACGATTCGTAACTGGTTATCTTTCGTAACCTTCCGGCGGACCGACGCCCTCGCGCGTTCGTCCAGCGCCGCCCCAGACCTCCGGGTTAGCCTTCCCGCCCCAACTGGAGGACGTCATGGCCGAGCTCCTGAGCGACGCGCTGGAGTCGTACATCGAGAACCACACGCGCGACGTGGCGCCGCTGTTCCACGAGCTGCGCACCGAGACCTACGCCACGATGCGCTCTCCGGGCATGCAGGTGGGCCGCGTGGAAGGGCGCGTCCTGCAGCTCCTGGTGCGGCTGGTGGGCGCTCGGCGCGTCCTCGAGCTGGGGATGTTCACCGGCTACTCCGCGCTCATGATGGCCGAGGCCCTGCCCGCCGACGGCGAGCTCATCACCTGCGACATCGACCCCAAGGCCGAGGAGATGGCGCGCCGCTACTTCGACAAGAGCCCGCACGGAAAGAAGATCCACATCCGCATGGGCCCCGCGCTGGACACGATCCGCAGCCTGAGCGGCTCGCTCGACTTCGTCTTCATCGACGCCGACAAGGAGAACTACCCCGCGTACTGGGAAGCCCTCGTGCCCAAGGTGCGGCAGGGCGGCCTCCTCGTGGCCGACAACGTTCTCTGGAGCGGCAGCATCATCGACAGCGCGGACCAGAAGCCGAGCACGGTGGCGCTCCGAAGGTTCAACGAGATCGTCCAGGCCGACGCGCGGGTGGAGAACGTGCTCATGTCCGTGCGCGACGGGATGATGGTCTCGCGCAAGCTTTGACCCGGCGTTCCCTGACCGATCGTTCACTGACCCATCGTTCACTGACCCATCGTTCACTGACCCATCGTTCACTGACCCGCGGGTCGCTGACCCGCCGGCTTGCGGATTCTCCGTCGCGCTCGCTGAAGCATCTCCACCGCTCCCCGCCCTCGAGGCTCGTCGCGCATCGCCTTGGCCGCGGTCCGTCCTCATGGGATCGTCGGCCGCGATGAGCGAGCCGGCGCCACCTCCCGCAGACGCAAAGCCCGGCGCCGCCGTCCTTCTCACCCTCGAATACGACGGCACCAACTACGTGGGCTGGCAGGTGCAGCCCAACGGTCCCTCCATCCAGGCCGCGCTCGAGCGCGCGCTCGCGGAGCTCCAGGGCGCGCCGGTGAAGGCGGTGGCCGCGGGCCGCACCGACGCCGGCGTCCACGCGCTCGGCCAGCGCGCGAGCTTCACCCCGACGCGCGTCCTGCCGATGCGCGCCTACACCCACGGCCTCAACGGGCTTCTCCCACAGGACATCGCCGTCCGCGCCGCCGAGCTCCGTCCGCCCGGCTTCGACGCCCGCCGCGCCGCGCGGGGCAAGCTCTACCGCTACCGCATCGTCCTTTCGGGCCAACGCGCGCCGCTCACCGCCCGCTTCTCCTGGCAGCTCTTTCGCGCGCTGGACGTGCCCGCAATGCGCGAGGCCGCTGGCGCGCTGATCGGCACCCACGACTTCTCCGCCTTCCGCGCCGCCGACTGCGAGGCAAAGACCACCACCCGCGAGATGCGCCGACTCGACCTTCTGGAGACACTGGGCGAGCTGGCCATCGAGGTCGAGGCCACGGCGTTCCTCAAGCACATGGTGCGCAACATCGTGGGCACGCTGGTGGAGGTCGGGCTCGGCAAACGCAAGCCCGCGGAAGTGTCCGAAGTCCTGGCCTCGCGCGACCGCAACCGCGCCGGCCGCACCGCGCCGCCCCAGGGGCTGACCCTGGTCCGCGTGGACTACGACCCCAGTTGATCCCGCACGGCTTGACGCCGCGACCCAGCGCAGGCAGATTGTGTAGACGATTTTGAAATTGATTCTCAAAATCGTTATCGCCAATGCGTCAGTTCGCCGCCAAGGGCTTCCGACTCGCTTCGTCCAACACGGACTTGAAGCTCACCTATGCCCTGTTCCTGACGTTCACCTTCTTCGGCCTGGTGACGCTCGCGGCGCTCTCGCTGGGCCGGGTGGGCTTCTCGCCCGAGGCCATCGCCACCTACTACCGGGGCTCCGACTCGGAGCTGAAGCTGCCCAAGGAGTTCTGGCAGCTGATGGAGGTGTCGCACTTCCATCTCTTCAGCGAGCCCACGGTGATCCTCATCCTCACCCACCTGGCGTTCGCGGCCGGGCTGGTGCGGCGGGGGCGCATCGCCCTCACCCTGGGCGCGTACGGCGGCAGCCTCCTGGAGATCGGCGGGCCCTGGCTGGTGCGCTACGTGGGCGCCTGGTGCGCGTACCTCCTGCTCTCTGGCTGGCTGCTCCTGCTCGCGAGCGCCGGCGCCCTCTTCGTGATCAGCCTGCTCGCCATCCTCGGAAAGTCTGGCGACGCCGGCGCCATGCCCGCTCCGGAGGCCGCGCCATGAAACATTTTGGTTTCATCGCGCTGATGCTCCTCGCGCTCGCGCCCCGCGCGCACGCCGAGGGCATCTACCTCACCGAAGCCCAGCTGGCGCAGAAGCTCTTCCCCGAGGCGCCCCAGACCCACGCCGGCAGCCTCACCCTCACCGACGCCGAGCTGGCGCAGGTCTCGCAGCGCTTCGGCTACCGGGTGGAGCAGCGCACCTACCGCGCGCTCACCGTGTCGAACGACACCGAGATCCGCGGCACGCTCTTCATCCTCGAGGTGATGGGCCAGAACTCGCCGATCACCTTCGGCGTGGGCGTCACGAAGGAAGGCATCATCCGCGGCGTGGAGGTCATGGCCTACCGCGAGCCGCGCGGCGAGGAGATCCGCAGCCCGCGCTTCCTGCGGCAGCTCACGGGCAAGAGCCTGCATGACAGGGTGGCCCTGGGCGTCGACGTGGACGCGGTGAGCGGCGCCACCATCAGCTCGCGCTCCGCCACCTTCGCCGCGCGCAAGGCGCTCGCGCTGGCCTCGGTGCTCCTCGCCCGGCCCGCGCCGCAGACGCTGGCCAAGCGCTAGCCGCCGTTCGCAGCCCCGATTGCGATTAGGCTGCGGGGATGCAGAGCCAGAGCCCATCACCGCTCGCGCCACCTCCACCGCAGCCCACCGCGGCCGACGTCGAGGTGGAGCTGCAACGGCGCCTGGTCATGCTGCGGCTGCTGCAAGAGCAGCGCGTTCGGCGCAGCGCCAGTTGGTTCTATTGGCTGGCCGGGTTTTCCGCGCTGAACTCCGTCCTCGCGCACGCGGGTTCCACGTTCCAGTTCTTTGGACTCGGGCTCACCGAGCTCATCGACTTCTTCGCGCTCGGGCTTCGCGACAAGCTCGGTGGCGGCGTGCACGTGGTGGCCGCCGGGCTTGACCTGGCCATCGTCGGCACGTGGATCGGCATCGGCATGTGGGCCCGCCAGCGCAGCACCGCCGCGTTCGGTGTAGGCATGGCTCTCTTCGCCGTCGACGCGCTCATCCTGCTGCCGCTCGGCGACTGGCTGGGCATCGCCTTCCACGCCTACGCGCTCTTCGCCATCTACGGCGGCTTCCAGGCCTCGCAGGCGTTGAAACAGAATCGTTAAGCTTTAGAACGCCACCGAACCCGAGAGCCGCAGCTCGGGCGCGATCGCGCCAAGCGGCGTCGGGGCCTCGCCCGCGTCGTAGCCGAAGACCAGGTGCCGGCCCGGGAAGGCCGAGAAGCCCGCTTGCGCACGCAGCCCGAAGCCCAGGTGCGGCGCCACCCAGAACAGGCTCTCCACCGCGGCCAGCGCGCGAACGCCCGTCGCGGCCTTCACCTCCGCCCGACCCGGCAGCTGCGCGGTCGCCGGTTGGACGACGTCGGACATCTGCGCCGACGGCGACTGGGGCGGCGTGCTCGCCGCGTGCTGCCCAAGGGAGATGACGCCGCCCGCGAGCTGCGCGTCCACCGTCTCGCCGCGGCCGCGCGCGTTGCGATGATCGACCACCAGCGTGCGCCAGCCCGCCAGCGCCGAGCCGCCCCAGGTCTCGAGGTGCATGGCATCGAGCTCCACGAAGAGCGGGCGCGCGATGTCGATGGAGAGATCGACGTCGGCCCAGCTCGGCGTGCCGGTCATGAACGAGCCGCGCACGGTGAAGAGCCGGGGCGGATCCGGATCCAGCTTGGCGCGGACTTCGTCGGCGTGGGCCAGCCCGGCGAAGGTCAGACACGCGACGAAAGCGAGGAATCGCATGATTGGACGATAGCTGAGCGAGAGCCTTCTTGCCTGCGGCCACGAGGATTGACCCACCGCCCCCGCGTCGCTAGGTTCCGCGCCCCGCTTCGGAGCCGCCATGCGCATGAAGGTGCTCTTCCACGACTCGTGCTTCGACGGCGCGGCCAGCGCTGCGGTCTTCACCCGCTTCTACCGCGAGCGGATCCAGCCGAAGGCCGAGTTCAGCTACCAGGGGCTCTCCCACAAGGGCGGCGGCGAAGAGATCGACCGCTCCCTCTTCGACGGCGACGAGAACGCCATCGTTGACTTCCGCTACTCGCAGTCGCCCAAGCTCACCTGGTGGTTCGACCACCACCAGAGCGCCTTCCAGATGCCCGGCGACGAGCAGAGCTTCCGCGCCGACACCTCGGGCAAGAAGTTCCACGACCCCAAGCGCAAGAGCTGCACCAAGTTCCTCGCCGACGTCGCCAAGGACAAGTTCAAGTTCGACCCCGAGCCGCTGCGCGATCTCATCGACTGGGCCGAGCTCATCGACGGCGCGCAGTTCACCTCGCCGCGCCAGGCCGTGCGCCTCGAGGAGCCCGCGCTCAAGCTGATGACCGTCTTCGAGACCAACAAGGATCCGACGCTGATCCCCAAGGTCATCGGCGAGATGCAGCATGAGTCGCTGAAGAACATCATCGAGCTGCCGTACGTGAAGGAGAAGCTCGAGCCGCTCATGGCGCGGCACCAGAAGAACATCGAGCTGGTCACCTCGCGCGCCAAGCTCGAGGGCGGCGTGGTCTTCTACGACGTCGCCGACCAGCCGCTCGACGCCATCAACAAGTTCATCCCCTACGAGGTCTTCCCGAACGCGCGCTACTCGCTGAACGTCTCGCGCGGCACGCAGCGGGTGAAGATCTCGCTGGGCTCCAACCCCTGGAAGCCCGAGCTGCGCACCCACGATCTCTCCAAGATCGCCGAGAAGTACGGCGGCGGCGGCCACCCCGTCGTCGCCGCCATCTCCCTCAAGGCCGATGATCTCGCCCGCGCCCGCCAGGTCGCACAGGAGATCCTCGCTGTCCTGAACGGATGAGGAACCGAACGATGCGCGCCTCTTCCCTCATCGCTGCGCTGGTCACCCTGCTGCTCGCTGCGCCTGCGCAGGCCGCCAAGTCGTTCTCCAAGGACATCGAGACGGCCAAGCGCATCGCCGAGACGGTGCAGGCCAGCATCGCCGCGGCGAACACGCTGATGAAGAAGCCGCACGATCCGCCCAAGGCGAACACCTTCTTCGCGCTTCTGCACAAGGACACCTGGTTCGTCTACTTCGGCTGGCTGGAGCCCGACGGCTCCAAGTTCACGCCCGCGCTGGTGATGGCCGCGCCGCGCCACCACTTCGAGCAGATGAAGCAGGTGGAGCTCAAGGACGCGCCCGCTGACGTGCTGCCGTTCGCGCGCGCGGTGACGTCGTCGCGCGCCACGGCGATGAAGGCCACCGGCAATCCGCACGTGGACCCGGTGCTCGTGCCCGAGAAGGACGGCATCAGCGTGTACGTGATGCAGGGCGGCACCCGCGAAGGCGCGCTGCTCCTCGGCGGCGACTTCCTCGACCGCTACGATCGCGCGGGCACCAGGCTCTTGAGCCGGCTGCAGTACCACAAGGCGGTCATCGCCGTGCCCCAGTCGGATCCCAAGCACCCCGAGGGCAAGCCGGCGGGCTCGTACCACACCCACGTCATCGACGAAGGCCCGACGCCCACCGACATCGCCGCCGTGCTCCTGCACCCCACGCTCGCGCCCATGCTCATCACCGGGCGAAACGGCGGCGGGTACCGCGTCGACGAGCAGGGCAACGTGCACGAGGAGAAGGACCTGAACATGGCCTCGCTGCAGACGCTGCCCGCGCAGCCCGAGCAGCCCGCGATCGTGGCGGCTCCGGGCGCGCCGGACGTGCCCGCGGCCGATCCCAAGGCCGCCCCGGCGAACGCGCCGGCGCCAGCTCCGTCGAAGTAGCGAAGCCGCGATCGGATCCGAGCGGATCCGGCCGGATCAGAAGTCCAGGCCGACCTT of Deltaproteobacteria bacterium contains these proteins:
- a CDS encoding FMN-binding protein; protein product: MKHFGFIALMLLALAPRAHAEGIYLTEAQLAQKLFPEAPQTHAGSLTLTDAELAQVSQRFGYRVEQRTYRALTVSNDTEIRGTLFILEVMGQNSPITFGVGVTKEGIIRGVEVMAYREPRGEEIRSPRFLRQLTGKSLHDRVALGVDVDAVSGATISSRSATFAARKALALASVLLARPAPQTLAKR
- a CDS encoding class I SAM-dependent methyltransferase; the encoded protein is MAELLSDALESYIENHTRDVAPLFHELRTETYATMRSPGMQVGRVEGRVLQLLVRLVGARRVLELGMFTGYSALMMAEALPADGELITCDIDPKAEEMARRYFDKSPHGKKIHIRMGPALDTIRSLSGSLDFVFIDADKENYPAYWEALVPKVRQGGLLVADNVLWSGSIIDSADQKPSTVALRRFNEIVQADARVENVLMSVRDGMMVSRKL
- the truA gene encoding tRNA pseudouridine(38-40) synthase TruA — its product is MSEPAPPPADAKPGAAVLLTLEYDGTNYVGWQVQPNGPSIQAALERALAELQGAPVKAVAAGRTDAGVHALGQRASFTPTRVLPMRAYTHGLNGLLPQDIAVRAAELRPPGFDARRAARGKLYRYRIVLSGQRAPLTARFSWQLFRALDVPAMREAAGALIGTHDFSAFRAADCEAKTTTREMRRLDLLETLGELAIEVEATAFLKHMVRNIVGTLVEVGLGKRKPAEVSEVLASRDRNRAGRTAPPQGLTLVRVDYDPS